A genome region from Schaalia sp. 19OD2882 includes the following:
- a CDS encoding ABC transporter ATP-binding protein — protein sequence MTMMDVRGVRKDFRRGRSSELFTAVDTVDLRLTGGELTLIRGRSGSGKSTLALMLGGMLQPTSGTVSVEGEDLYALDDAARSRLRNERIAMLPQGNVALRSLTVLENVLLPSVIHAAEAGEAVTSRARELIEALGLSALADSFPNELSGGELRRMGLARALVMGPDVVIADEPTAGLDQANAVAALTLLRECADAGAAVCVVAHEDDALSFADLVLTMDGGVLGR from the coding sequence ATGACGATGATGGATGTGCGCGGGGTGCGCAAGGATTTTCGACGAGGGCGTTCCAGCGAACTCTTCACCGCAGTGGACACCGTGGATCTCCGGCTCACAGGCGGGGAGCTGACCCTCATCCGCGGCAGATCCGGTTCCGGCAAGAGCACCTTGGCCCTCATGCTCGGCGGAATGCTGCAGCCGACTTCGGGCACTGTGAGCGTGGAGGGCGAGGACCTGTACGCCTTGGACGACGCGGCCCGTTCGAGGTTGCGCAATGAGCGGATCGCCATGCTCCCGCAGGGAAATGTGGCTCTGCGCAGTCTCACCGTGTTGGAGAACGTGCTGCTTCCCTCGGTCATCCACGCCGCCGAGGCCGGTGAGGCCGTCACCTCCAGGGCGCGGGAGCTCATCGAGGCGCTCGGATTGTCGGCATTGGCGGATTCTTTCCCCAATGAGCTCTCCGGCGGAGAGCTGCGTCGCATGGGGTTGGCCAGGGCGCTCGTGATGGGTCCGGATGTCGTCATTGCCGATGAGCCGACGGCCGGCCTCGACCAGGCCAATGCCGTCGCCGCGCTGACCTTGTTGCGCGAGTGTGCCGACGCCGGTGCCGCCGTGTGCGTGGTCGCGCACGAGGACGACGCCCTGTCCTTCGCAGACTTGGTGCTGACGATGGACGGCGGGGTCCTGGGGCGCTGA
- a CDS encoding ABC transporter permease: protein MLTMRQLPGRNLRAYPARTGVLVVFALLMATVVFGGATLVEGIRQGLATVEARLGADILVTPGDADNQFSAQTFLLEAEPGYFYMGADTLGKVGAVEGVEAASPQLFLSSARASCCSGRYQVFAFDPATDFVVQPWIAETTGRPDIGDQDVVVGANVTVPEDGRFEIYGIRLQAVGQFEATGSTLDNAVYANFSTGRTLIEASVRKGLNKYHDVDPRGVISAVMVDVAPDADIEVVAERIRQHVTGVSVATAKNMVTGISDTIGRTSHTIWVFMVVIWAIGAAMTVLVFTAMIHERRREFAALKGMGATRTQLARMVVTEALMVDGAGALVGIAMTAVVLGAFQTLVGQTLGIGFLLPSPPMWVALALGALGSVLAAAALASWLSLRRIDRWDAGTVLKEGE, encoded by the coding sequence ATGCTCACGATGAGACAGCTCCCGGGACGCAATCTGCGCGCCTACCCGGCGCGCACCGGCGTCCTTGTCGTCTTTGCGCTCCTCATGGCAACAGTGGTCTTCGGCGGGGCGACACTGGTCGAAGGGATTCGCCAAGGTCTTGCCACGGTCGAAGCGCGGCTCGGCGCCGACATCCTCGTGACACCCGGTGACGCCGACAACCAGTTCTCGGCGCAGACCTTCCTGCTCGAGGCCGAACCGGGGTACTTCTACATGGGCGCCGACACCCTTGGCAAGGTCGGCGCAGTCGAAGGGGTCGAGGCCGCATCACCTCAACTCTTCCTGTCCTCGGCGCGGGCGAGTTGCTGCTCGGGGCGTTACCAGGTCTTCGCCTTCGACCCGGCCACGGACTTCGTGGTCCAACCCTGGATCGCCGAGACCACGGGAAGACCCGACATCGGCGACCAGGACGTGGTGGTGGGAGCCAATGTCACGGTTCCCGAGGACGGGCGCTTCGAGATCTACGGCATCAGGCTCCAGGCCGTCGGCCAGTTCGAGGCCACGGGCTCGACGCTCGACAATGCGGTCTACGCGAACTTCTCCACCGGTCGCACGCTGATCGAGGCCTCGGTGCGCAAGGGACTGAACAAGTACCACGACGTCGATCCGCGCGGGGTCATCTCGGCGGTGATGGTCGATGTCGCCCCGGACGCGGACATCGAGGTCGTGGCCGAGAGGATTCGCCAGCATGTCACGGGCGTCAGTGTCGCCACCGCGAAGAACATGGTCACGGGAATCTCCGACACGATCGGGCGGACCTCGCACACGATCTGGGTGTTCATGGTCGTCATCTGGGCGATCGGGGCGGCAATGACCGTGCTGGTCTTCACCGCGATGATCCACGAGAGACGTAGGGAGTTCGCCGCACTCAAGGGGATGGGAGCCACGCGAACGCAGTTGGCGCGGATGGTCGTCACGGAGGCGCTCATGGTGGACGGCGCCGGCGCCCTCGTGGGGATCGCCATGACTGCGGTGGTGCTCGGTGCCTTCCAGACGCTGGTGGGGCAGACCCTCGGGATCGGATTCCTCCTGCCGTCACCGCCGATGTGGGTGGCACTTGCTCTTGGGGCGCTCGGCTCGGTCCTTGCTGCGGCCGCCCTGGCGTCGTGGCTCTCGCTCAGGAGGATCGACAGGTGGGATGCGGGCACGGTCCTCAAGGAGGGGGAGTGA
- the ppdK gene encoding pyruvate, phosphate dikinase: MVKYVYDFSEGDKSMKDLLGGKGANLAEMTKLGLPVPPGFTISTEACRAYLREGAVPESLETEVTTALRRVEDQMGRQLGDASDPLLVSVRSGAKFSMPGMMETVLNIGLNDVSVNGLATVSGSERFAWDSYRRLIQMFGKTVLDIDGDLFLNAIDDLKAARGVTADTELTAEDMRELVDIFKGIVKDATGKDFPQDAREQMDLATEAVFRSWNTERARIYRRRERIPHDLGTAVNVCTMVFGNMGEDSGTGVCFTRDPSTGHSGVYGDYLTNAQGEDVVAGIRNTLPLSALGEQNKAVYDELRAIMRKLETHYRDLCDIEFTVERGKLWMLQTRVGKRTAAAAFRVAIQLVDEKLITRDEALSRVTGDQLTQLMFPQFDASAEKELVAKGMAASPGAAVGKIVFDNAQAEAAAAAGVKCVLVRRETNPDDLPGMVVAEGVLTARGGKTSHAAVVARGMGKTCVCGAEALNIDAEAGTVTIGERVLTAADTIAIDGQTGEIFIGEVAVTDSPVTTYLSHGLEAGLAAAGENEGTQELIRAVDQLLSHADKVRRLRVRANADTPEDSRRAIEFGAEGIGLCRTEHMFLGARRPIVERLILSEEGSPERAAAFVELETLQKQDFLEMLEVMDGKAMTVRLIDPPLHEFLPSLSELEVRIAVARATGKAVDPADEEMLVTVRRMHEQNPMLGLRGVRLGIYLPGLFALQMRALCEAAADLVAQGKAPHPEIMVPLVGSIRELQLIREEGEAIIAAVAADKGVDLSGVTIGAMIELPRAAMTAEDLATEADFFSFGTNDLTQTVWGFSRDDVESVFFPRYIESGIFGVSPFESIDVHGVGTVVAEGVRRARSTKPDIKLGVCGEHGGDPLSIHFFHEVGLDYVSCSPFRVPVARLEAGRAAVGLSE; this comes from the coding sequence ATGGTCAAGTACGTGTACGACTTCTCCGAGGGTGACAAGTCCATGAAGGACTTGCTCGGAGGCAAGGGTGCCAATCTGGCGGAGATGACCAAGCTGGGCCTGCCGGTTCCCCCGGGATTCACCATCTCCACCGAGGCCTGCCGCGCGTACTTGCGAGAAGGAGCCGTCCCCGAGTCCCTGGAGACCGAGGTCACCACCGCCCTGCGCCGCGTCGAGGACCAGATGGGCCGCCAGCTCGGCGACGCCTCCGACCCGCTGCTGGTCTCCGTGCGCTCAGGCGCCAAGTTCTCCATGCCCGGCATGATGGAGACCGTCCTCAACATCGGCCTCAACGACGTCTCCGTCAACGGGCTTGCCACCGTCTCCGGCAGTGAGCGCTTCGCGTGGGACTCCTACCGCCGCCTCATCCAGATGTTCGGCAAGACCGTCCTGGACATCGACGGCGACCTCTTCCTCAACGCCATCGACGACCTCAAGGCAGCGCGCGGAGTCACCGCCGACACCGAGTTGACCGCCGAGGACATGCGCGAACTGGTCGACATCTTCAAGGGCATCGTCAAGGACGCCACCGGAAAGGACTTCCCGCAGGACGCCCGCGAGCAGATGGACCTGGCCACCGAGGCCGTCTTCCGTTCGTGGAACACCGAGCGCGCCCGCATCTACCGTCGCCGCGAGCGCATCCCCCACGACCTGGGCACCGCAGTCAACGTGTGCACCATGGTCTTCGGCAACATGGGCGAGGACTCAGGCACCGGCGTGTGTTTCACCCGCGACCCCTCCACCGGCCACTCCGGCGTCTACGGCGACTACCTGACCAACGCCCAGGGCGAGGACGTCGTCGCCGGTATCCGCAACACCCTGCCCCTGTCGGCCCTGGGTGAGCAGAACAAGGCCGTCTACGACGAGCTTCGTGCCATCATGCGCAAGCTGGAAACCCACTACCGCGACCTGTGCGACATCGAGTTCACCGTCGAGCGCGGCAAGCTGTGGATGCTGCAGACCCGCGTGGGCAAGCGCACCGCAGCCGCCGCTTTCAGGGTGGCCATCCAGCTGGTCGACGAGAAGCTCATCACCCGCGACGAGGCCCTGTCCCGCGTCACCGGCGACCAGCTGACCCAGCTCATGTTCCCGCAATTCGACGCCTCCGCCGAGAAGGAACTCGTCGCCAAGGGCATGGCCGCCTCGCCCGGCGCCGCCGTGGGCAAGATCGTCTTCGACAACGCCCAGGCCGAGGCCGCCGCTGCCGCCGGCGTGAAGTGCGTCCTCGTGCGCCGCGAGACCAACCCCGACGACCTGCCCGGCATGGTCGTCGCCGAGGGTGTGCTCACCGCGCGCGGCGGCAAGACCTCGCATGCCGCCGTGGTCGCCCGCGGCATGGGCAAGACCTGCGTGTGCGGCGCAGAGGCGCTCAACATTGACGCCGAGGCCGGCACGGTGACCATTGGCGAGCGTGTCCTCACCGCCGCCGACACCATCGCCATCGATGGCCAGACCGGCGAGATCTTCATCGGCGAGGTCGCCGTCACCGACTCGCCCGTGACCACCTACCTGTCACACGGCCTGGAGGCGGGTCTGGCCGCCGCCGGCGAGAACGAGGGCACGCAGGAACTCATCCGGGCCGTCGACCAGCTGCTCTCCCACGCCGACAAGGTCCGCCGCCTGCGTGTGCGCGCCAACGCCGACACCCCCGAGGACTCCCGCCGCGCCATCGAGTTCGGCGCCGAAGGCATCGGCCTGTGCCGCACGGAACACATGTTCCTGGGTGCCCGCCGCCCGATCGTCGAGCGTCTCATCCTCTCGGAGGAGGGCTCACCCGAGCGCGCCGCCGCATTCGTCGAGCTGGAGACCCTGCAGAAGCAGGACTTCCTGGAGATGCTCGAGGTCATGGACGGCAAGGCCATGACTGTGCGCCTCATCGACCCGCCGCTGCACGAGTTCCTGCCCTCCCTTTCCGAGCTGGAGGTCAGGATCGCCGTGGCCAGGGCCACCGGCAAGGCCGTGGATCCGGCTGACGAGGAGATGCTGGTGACGGTGCGTCGCATGCACGAGCAGAACCCCATGCTGGGCCTGCGTGGCGTGCGTCTGGGAATCTACTTGCCGGGCCTGTTCGCCCTGCAGATGCGCGCCCTGTGCGAGGCCGCCGCCGACCTGGTCGCCCAGGGCAAGGCGCCCCACCCGGAGATCATGGTTCCGCTGGTCGGTTCCATCCGCGAGCTGCAACTGATCCGCGAGGAGGGCGAGGCCATCATTGCCGCAGTGGCCGCCGACAAGGGCGTGGATCTGTCGGGTGTGACCATCGGTGCGATGATCGAACTGCCGCGCGCTGCGATGACTGCGGAGGACCTGGCAACCGAGGCCGACTTCTTCAGCTTCGGCACCAACGACCTGACCCAGACCGTCTGGGGCTTCTCGCGTGACGACGTCGAGAGCGTGTTCTTCCCGCGCTACATCGAGTCCGGCATCTTCGGTGTGAGCCCCTTCGAGTCCATCGACGTCCACGGCGTGGGTACTGTCGTGGCCGAGGGCGTGCGTCGTGCCCGTTCCACCAAGCCCGACATCAAGCTGGGCGTGTGCGGTGAGCACGGTGGTGACCCGCTGTCCATCCACTTCTTCCACGAGGTGGGGCTGGACTACGTGTCCTGTTCGCCCTTCCGCGTGCCGGTGGCCCGCTTGGAGGCGGGCCGTGCCGCAGTGGGTCTGTCGGAATGA
- a CDS encoding FtsX-like permease family protein yields the protein MTPRPLRLAVVPLRNIRAHLLRSMVLMLLVLAQSACALAGIVFIANLRADLDLARDRLGADVLVYPSAGFLQLDKACVNMLGTPIPFHRERSGLALLDTNGDIERVDHQIYLTDDTGDGQSVSIVGFDPSTDFTVAPWLDKGPEHVVPDGSVAVGADAVGTDARTVILFGKEWPIDSRLHRTGTELDRAVFVPISTLESVIAHARAAGVTSVADVDPRRDYSVALLRLHDQGDAESVTNWINLYIRRVNAVHSDTAVVGTSSSIAKHSGIISAVASATWVILLGAVGLAQSLMLNERRREMSVWRHVGASNGLVRRVMVREALIVDVVGALAGVALASVVLLVVPGLVPRPELLSPMRLVAASAGALALTVLVGWLSAHVCTTRTLKATRESMQLTA from the coding sequence ATGACCCCACGCCCCCTCCGCCTGGCCGTGGTGCCCCTGAGGAACATCCGTGCCCACCTCCTGCGCTCGATGGTCCTCATGCTCCTGGTCCTGGCCCAGTCCGCGTGCGCGCTGGCAGGAATCGTCTTCATCGCGAACCTGCGCGCAGATCTCGACCTGGCACGCGACCGACTGGGAGCCGACGTCCTGGTCTACCCTTCGGCAGGATTCCTGCAATTGGACAAGGCCTGCGTCAACATGCTCGGCACCCCGATTCCCTTCCACAGGGAACGTTCGGGCTTGGCGCTGCTGGACACCAATGGCGACATCGAGCGCGTCGACCACCAGATCTACCTCACCGACGACACCGGTGACGGCCAATCCGTGTCGATCGTCGGCTTCGACCCGTCCACGGACTTCACCGTCGCTCCGTGGCTCGACAAGGGGCCCGAGCACGTGGTGCCTGACGGGAGTGTCGCCGTTGGTGCGGACGCGGTGGGCACCGATGCGCGCACCGTCATCCTGTTCGGCAAGGAATGGCCGATCGATTCGCGTCTGCACCGCACCGGGACCGAACTCGACCGGGCGGTCTTCGTGCCGATCAGCACCCTGGAGAGCGTCATCGCGCATGCGCGGGCCGCCGGCGTGACCTCCGTCGCCGACGTGGACCCCCGCCGCGACTACTCGGTGGCTCTGCTGCGTCTGCACGACCAGGGCGACGCCGAGTCGGTCACGAACTGGATCAACCTGTACATCCGGCGGGTCAACGCCGTCCACTCCGACACCGCTGTGGTGGGCACCTCCTCCTCGATCGCCAAGCATTCGGGGATCATCAGTGCGGTCGCCTCGGCGACATGGGTGATCCTGCTGGGCGCAGTGGGCCTCGCCCAGTCCCTCATGCTCAACGAACGCCGCCGTGAGATGAGCGTGTGGCGTCACGTCGGAGCTTCGAACGGCCTGGTCCGACGAGTCATGGTCAGGGAAGCGCTCATCGTCGACGTGGTCGGTGCCCTCGCGGGGGTGGCGCTCGCCAGTGTGGTCCTCCTCGTCGTCCCCGGCCTCGTCCCGCGACCGGAACTGTTGTCCCCGATGCGTCTGGTGGCGGCATCGGCCGGCGCACTGGCGCTGACCGTCCTGGTCGGCTGGCTGAGTGCACATGTGTGCACGACGAGGACACTCAAGGCCACCCGCGAGTCGATGCAGTTGACGGCGTAG
- a CDS encoding DUF4418 family protein, with the protein MSTKKLAVALTPAVLALLLSLGAATVFSACDRREDGTWMHCHQCQNSVVGAGLALAVVFGASTALKHRIVRLALQALALVLTVVVFFIPGTLCPMCMMKTMRCYTVFQPFTRVMSGLIALTGVGAAVIAWKDRQCVAA; encoded by the coding sequence GTGTCCACGAAGAAGTTGGCCGTTGCGCTCACCCCCGCAGTTCTCGCTCTCCTGCTCTCCCTCGGTGCGGCCACCGTCTTCTCCGCATGCGACCGCCGCGAGGACGGCACGTGGATGCACTGTCACCAGTGCCAGAACTCCGTCGTGGGTGCAGGCCTGGCCCTGGCCGTCGTTTTCGGGGCCTCCACCGCGCTCAAACACAGGATCGTGCGACTGGCCCTCCAGGCACTCGCCCTTGTGCTCACCGTCGTCGTCTTCTTCATTCCGGGAACCCTGTGCCCCATGTGCATGATGAAGACCATGCGCTGCTACACGGTCTTCCAGCCCTTCACGCGCGTCATGTCGGGTCTGATCGCCCTGACCGGTGTCGGCGCCGCCGTGATCGCCTGGAAGGATCGCCAGTGCGTCGCCGCCTGA
- a CDS encoding DUF6273 domain-containing protein, whose translation MTMRAKVALAATGLLVAILAFLALRAHLDERAYREGLRLEQTGERESALRIFTELGDHADSAQRARSLVAADPALPFKGATKGEIVDFGSFEQDGDTTNGVEPIRWIVLDRIEGRLLLLSLDCLDARAHHRTPFEPVTWETSDVRAWMNTEFLRSAFTEAERGLIPLVEVDNANQSKTGTAGGHTTMDHVFALSETEASIYIANAVEQDLIGAAAASFAVRSTLPGDQDGHVDWWLRSPGTYDFAFQYVDRQGQPLVSGGNADLVHGIRPALWLDTTAGAAK comes from the coding sequence ATGACCATGCGCGCGAAGGTTGCACTCGCCGCCACGGGACTGCTCGTGGCGATCCTCGCCTTCCTTGCGTTGCGCGCCCACCTGGATGAGCGCGCCTACCGGGAGGGGCTCAGGCTCGAGCAGACGGGGGAGCGTGAGAGCGCGCTGCGAATCTTCACCGAGCTCGGTGACCACGCGGACAGCGCGCAACGAGCCCGATCCCTCGTCGCCGCCGATCCGGCGCTTCCCTTCAAGGGGGCGACCAAGGGAGAGATCGTCGACTTCGGCTCCTTCGAACAGGACGGCGACACCACCAATGGCGTCGAGCCCATCCGGTGGATCGTCCTGGACAGGATCGAAGGCCGCCTGCTGCTTCTCAGCCTGGACTGCCTGGATGCGCGTGCCCACCACCGCACACCCTTCGAACCCGTGACCTGGGAAACGAGCGACGTGCGCGCCTGGATGAACACGGAATTCCTGCGCAGCGCCTTCACCGAGGCCGAACGTGGCCTGATTCCTCTGGTCGAGGTCGACAATGCGAACCAGTCGAAGACGGGAACCGCCGGTGGGCACACGACCATGGACCACGTCTTCGCCTTGAGTGAGACGGAGGCGTCGATCTACATCGCCAATGCCGTCGAACAAGACCTCATCGGCGCGGCGGCCGCGTCCTTCGCCGTCCGAAGCACCCTTCCCGGGGACCAGGACGGGCACGTCGACTGGTGGCTGCGTTCTCCGGGCACCTACGACTTCGCCTTCCAGTACGTCGACCGCCAGGGGCAGCCTCTCGTCTCGGGCGGCAACGCCGACCTCGTCCACGGGATCCGCCCCGCCCTGTGGCTCGACACCACCGCGGGTGCCGCGAAATGA